In Oryzias melastigma strain HK-1 linkage group LG16, ASM292280v2, whole genome shotgun sequence, a single genomic region encodes these proteins:
- the soga3a gene encoding protein SOGA3a isoform X3 yields MSGGLQSAAGLEAVVLRSPREVHGETSTLCREREEQRRILADTQSAAMDLRTRLEHSEKDWMKEKAELLERFDMERQEWESQLRDMQKKIEELCSEVRTKRGGVGQIVKKQEEEMHRLSMRSTSTGSSLLSDNSRSDLFTSSTQSEPIRSAPSPGFGPDRSVADNNTLGITDDRQSHCFQSDRLSGLHLNELRNNDSLNLELQEQLRCSGPWQQESVSENKEAVDTTELDAFCLGVPGCEESHDSESSSKGVDDGLHGNAASGRLIYHSDKKKNTTALNAALNEIARVSEELCSYQEEIRKKSGNKSNLSEPVCTSQFSGLNNSCPQEDETPYDFSQIYNELRALERENWLTLSPENTWKSSRGLSKSWGTNIADLDSYRKTQTSPVVHSEVDVAAPPVPPRSSSWNLTTVDSDLELYIPESPQATLQRCHSPCVLIDRKCSSPSVVRKFEAMLQENEGKVFKDGVVVSCSVPGNTNCNVGCCHNRWSCDPSKFTRSNLSTYDSVQKSFSEVNILSAGKGFLPDCSSSDAKLQMPPTVRELPVDLLLTSLQMPPVHPDLHGSRRNIMLEKKTAEFNRTLFQAEMGHGADDSDSVVVTDISSLACQQSPTISDGVLHPKEPNGTYENSIIAEANSKESLPTPKLESNIQRPELQPRREIFTAEVQEASIEPERVLSTKQEVGMSDIPATPKSPAHEVIHKARTSSSPSRKSQHRAGKEELFSEPLVPVNKQPEHLLEEAKKEDPNQDKPQSIRTADSHQQSPAKNKQKHKTQQRHLCRPPYQSDSIRLVPRMMSDHPWKPLTLAAYPRPEGSRSNYGAVERILKNYETAARAQQNESHQSEIGPNFSLRQEEIVSDQDLPDPPPSPPAGRHLQTQLSIHSATALKELTVREDKESSQSSQKNFSRPACPANRRLPSRWAIRLPTSSSSSTTPAAPPAFPLQKNTSSFTYSHAFHIDAVIIRPSCH; encoded by the exons ATGAGTGGAGGCCTCCAGTCAGCAGCAGGTCTGGAAGCGGTGGTGTTACGGAGTCCTCGGGAAGTGCACGGCGAAACCTCAACACTCTGCAGAGAAAGGGAGGAACAGCGGAGGATCCTGGCAGACACACAGTCGGCAGCCATGGACCTGCGCACCCGTCTGGAGCACAGCGAGAAGGACTGGATGAAGGAGAAGGCTGAGCTGCTGGAAAGATTTGATATGGAGAGGCAAGAGTGGGAGAGCCAGCTGAGAGACATGCAGAAGAAAATAGAAGAG CTGTGTTCTGAGGTCAGAACTAAGCGAGGAGGCGTGGGGCAGATTGTGAAGAAGCAGGAGGAAGAAATGCATCGCCTCAGCATGCGTTCAACCAGCACCGGCTCCAGTTTACTCAGTGACAACTCCCGCTCTGATCTGTTCACCAGCAGCACTCAGTCAGAACCCATCAGAAGTGCACCTTCACCTGGCTTCGGTCCTGACAGGAGTGTTGCAGACAACAATACTTTAGGCATCACAGATGATCGTCAGTCTCACTgcttccagtcagacaggctcTCTGGATTACATCTCAATGAGCTGAGAAATAACGACAGTTTAAACCTGGAGCTTCAGGAGCAGCTGAGATGCAGCGGTCCGTGGCAGCAGGAATCAGTGTCTGAAAATAAGGAAGCTGTGGATACAACTGAGCTGGATGCTTTTTGCCTTGGAGTTCCTGGTTGTGAGGAATCACATGACTCTGAAAGCAGTTCTAAAGGTGTTGATGATGGTCTTCATGGAAATGCTGCCAGCGGAAGACTGATTTACCACAGTGACAAGAAGAAGAACACCACCGCACTCAATGCT GCTTTGAATGAAATAGCTCGTGTAAGTGAGGAGCTTTGTAGCTACCAGGAGGAGATCAGAAAGAAGAGCGGGAATAAAAG CAACCTCTCTGAACCTGTCTGCACATCTCAGTTCAGTGGCCTCAACAATAGCTGTCCACAGGAAGATGAAACTCCTTATGACTTCAGTCAGATCTACAATGAACTCCGGGCACTAGAGAGGGAAAACTGGCTCACTCTGTCACCAGAAAACACCTGGAAATCCAGCAGAGGCTTAAGCAAATCCTGGGGGACCAACATTGCAGATCTAGACAGTTAtagaaaaacccaaacaagTCCCGTAGTCCACTCTGAAGTGGATGTGGCAGCCCCACCAGTCCCACCCCGCTCTTCTTCCTGGAATCTAACCACTGTCGATTCAGATTTGGAACTCTATATCCCAGAATCCCCACAGGCCACATTACAGAGGTGCCACAGCCCCTGTGTTCTGATCGACAGAAAGTGTAGCAGCCCGTCTGTTGTCAGGAAGTTTGAGGCTATGTTGCAAGAAAACGAGGGCAAAGTTTTCAAAGATGGCGTGGTTGTCTCTTGCTCTGTCCCTGGTAACACCAATTGTAACGTTGGTTGTTGCCACAACCGCTGGTCCTGTGACCCAAGCAAGTTCACGCGCAGTAACTTATCTACGTACGATTCGGTTCAGAAGAGCTTCTCTGAAGTCAACATACTGAGTGCAGGTAAAGGTTTTCTTCCAGACTGCAGCTCGAGTGATGCAAAGCTACAGATGCCTCCAACCGTCCGAGAGTTACCTGTAGATTTGCTCTTGACCTCTCTGCAAATGCCTCCTGTCCACCCCGACCTTCATGGCTCCAGAAGAAACATaatgttggagaaaaaaacagcggAGTTCAACCGAACCTTGTTTCAGGCTGAGATGGGTCATGGAGCAGATGATAGTGACAGTGTGGTTGTCACAGACATCAGCTCTCTGGCTTGCCAACAATCCCCTACTATATCTGATGGTGTTTTACATCCAAAAGAACCAAATGGTACATATGAGAACTCAATCATCGCAGAAGCAAACTCTAAAGAGTCCTTACCTACACCCAAATTGGAGTCCAACATACAAAGACCAGAATTGCAGCCAAGAAGAGAGATTTTTACCGCTGAAGTCCAAGAAGCAAGCATAGAACCAGAACGTGTCCTCtcaaccaaacaggaagttggaaTGAGTGACATCCCAGCAACCCCAAAGAGTCCTGCTCACGAGGTCATACACAAAGCTCGAACGTCAAGCAGTCCTTCCAGGAAGTCACAACACAGAGCAGGAAAGGAGGAACTTTTCTCTGAGCCATTAGTGCCTGTAAATAAGCAGCCAGAACATCTGTTGGAGGAGGCCAAGAAAGAAGATCCCAACCAAGACAAGCCTCAGTCCATCAGAACTGCCGACTCACACCAGCAGTCAcctgctaaaaacaaacaaaaacacaaaacacagcaAAGACACTTGTGTCGTCCTCCTTACCAGTCGGACTCCATCAGGTTGGTACCCAGAATGATGAGCGACCACCCCTGGAAGCCCCTGACTCTCGCTGCATACCCACGACCAGAGGGTTCCCGGTCAAACTACGGGGCTGTGGAGAGGATTCTGAAAAACTATGAGACTGCAGCTCGGGCCCAGCAGAATGAGAGCCACCAAAGTGAAATAGGCCCTAACTTCAGCCTTAGACAGGAGGAGATCGTCTCAGATCAGGACTTGCCGGATCCTCCACCTTCACCTCCTGCTGGGAGacacctgcagacacagctcAGCATTCACAGCGCCACAGCGCTGAAGGAGCTCACAGTGAGG GAAGATAAAGAGAGTTCTCAATCTTCCCAGAAGAACTTTTCAAGGCCCGCCTGCCCAGCCAACCGACGGCTTCCTTCACGATGGGCCATCCGCCTCCCtacttcatcctcctcctctaccACCCCAGCGGCGCCTCCAGCTTTTCCCCTCCAGAAGAATACTTCCTCTTTTACTTATTCTCATGCTTTTCACATAGATGCCGTCATCATTCGACCTTCATGTCATTGa
- the soga3a gene encoding protein SOGA3a isoform X2, which produces MWSAFMNGSGLQGGSSAGGGYVPSQGWEFVPCPRLDRVDRGRGKNHNPLRRISSPPTVFSQSSDAQFGASPGGGEAGAGTPVEILRGQMWQEPQQQKAQHSRLKKKFEDLKKQHVLDKEEWTREKESLLREVANIQGGENRRILLDLKTVLDEVQVEVKKEEEKRSELQLQYTRDRCAWELEKAELKCRIAQLEAREASRLMSGGLQSAAGLEAVVLRSPREVHGETSTLCREREEQRRILADTQSAAMDLRTRLEHSEKDWMKEKAELLERFDMERQEWESQLRDMQKKIEELCSEVRTKRGGVGQIVKKQEEEMHRLSMRSTSTGSSLLSDNSRSDLFTSSTQSEPIRSAPSPGFGPDRSVADNNTLGITDDRQSHCFQSDRLSGLHLNELRNNDSLNLELQEQLRCSGPWQQESVSENKEAVDTTELDAFCLGVPGCEESHDSESSSKGVDDGLHGNAASGRLIYHSDKKKNTTALNAALNEIARVSEELCSYQEEIRKKSGNKSNLSEPVCTSQFSGLNNSCPQEDETPYDFSQIYNELRALERENWLTLSPENTWKSSRGLSKSWGTNIADLDSYRKTQTSPVVHSEVDVAAPPVPPRSSSWNLTTVDSDLELYIPESPQATLQRCHSPCVLIDRKCSSPSVVRKFEAMLQENEGKVFKDGVVVSCSVPGNTNCNVGCCHNRWSCDPSKFTRSNLSTYDSVQKSFSEVNILSAGKGFLPDCSSSDAKLQMPPTVRELPVDLLLTSLQMPPVHPDLHGSRRNIMLEKKTAEFNRTLFQAEMGHGADDSDSVVVTDISSLACQQSPTISDGVLHPKEPNGTYENSIIAEANSKESLPTPKLESNIQRPELQPRREIFTAEVQEASIEPERVLSTKQEVGMSDIPATPKSPAHEVIHKARTSSSPSRKSQHRAGKEELFSEPLVPVNKQPEHLLEEAKKEDPNQDKPQSIRTADSHQQSPAKNKQKHKTQQRHLCRPPYQSDSIRLVPRMMSDHPWKPLTLAAYPRPEGSRSNYGAVERILKNYETAARAQQNESHQSEIGPNFSLRQEEIVSDQDLPDPPPSPPAGRHLQTQLSIHSATALKELTVRGQEG; this is translated from the exons atgtggagtgCATTTATGAACGGCTCAGGACTCCAAGGTGGCAGCAGTGCAGGCGGGGGGTATGTGCCCTCCCAGGGATGGGAGTTTGTGCCCTGCCCCAGGCTCGACAGGGTGGACAGAGGCAGGGGCAAAAACCACAACCCTCTGAGAAGGATCTCCTCTCCACCCACTGTCTTCAGTCAGAGCAGTGATGCCCAGTTTGGTGCCTCACCCGGTGGAGGAGAGGCTGGAGCAGGGACCCCTGTAGAGATCCTCAGGGGGCAAATGTGGCAGGAGCCCCAGCAGCAGAAAGCTCAACACTCCCGACTCAAAAAGAAGTTTGAGGACTTGAAAAAGCAACATGTACTTGACAAGGAGGAATGGACACGTGAGAAGGAGTCACTGTTGAGAGAAGTGGCTAACATACAA GGAGGGGAAAACAGGAGAATCCTACTGGACCTGAAGACTGTGTTGGATGAAGTGCAGGTGGAGgtgaagaaagaggaggagaagaggagtgAGCTCCAGCTGCAGTACACCCGAGACAGATGTGCCTGGGAGCTAGAGAAAGCGGAACTTAAATGCAGGATTGCACAG TTGGAGGCCAGAGAAGCGTCGAGGTTGATGAGTGGAGGCCTCCAGTCAGCAGCAGGTCTGGAAGCGGTGGTGTTACGGAGTCCTCGGGAAGTGCACGGCGAAACCTCAACACTCTGCAGAGAAAGGGAGGAACAGCGGAGGATCCTGGCAGACACACAGTCGGCAGCCATGGACCTGCGCACCCGTCTGGAGCACAGCGAGAAGGACTGGATGAAGGAGAAGGCTGAGCTGCTGGAAAGATTTGATATGGAGAGGCAAGAGTGGGAGAGCCAGCTGAGAGACATGCAGAAGAAAATAGAAGAG CTGTGTTCTGAGGTCAGAACTAAGCGAGGAGGCGTGGGGCAGATTGTGAAGAAGCAGGAGGAAGAAATGCATCGCCTCAGCATGCGTTCAACCAGCACCGGCTCCAGTTTACTCAGTGACAACTCCCGCTCTGATCTGTTCACCAGCAGCACTCAGTCAGAACCCATCAGAAGTGCACCTTCACCTGGCTTCGGTCCTGACAGGAGTGTTGCAGACAACAATACTTTAGGCATCACAGATGATCGTCAGTCTCACTgcttccagtcagacaggctcTCTGGATTACATCTCAATGAGCTGAGAAATAACGACAGTTTAAACCTGGAGCTTCAGGAGCAGCTGAGATGCAGCGGTCCGTGGCAGCAGGAATCAGTGTCTGAAAATAAGGAAGCTGTGGATACAACTGAGCTGGATGCTTTTTGCCTTGGAGTTCCTGGTTGTGAGGAATCACATGACTCTGAAAGCAGTTCTAAAGGTGTTGATGATGGTCTTCATGGAAATGCTGCCAGCGGAAGACTGATTTACCACAGTGACAAGAAGAAGAACACCACCGCACTCAATGCT GCTTTGAATGAAATAGCTCGTGTAAGTGAGGAGCTTTGTAGCTACCAGGAGGAGATCAGAAAGAAGAGCGGGAATAAAAG CAACCTCTCTGAACCTGTCTGCACATCTCAGTTCAGTGGCCTCAACAATAGCTGTCCACAGGAAGATGAAACTCCTTATGACTTCAGTCAGATCTACAATGAACTCCGGGCACTAGAGAGGGAAAACTGGCTCACTCTGTCACCAGAAAACACCTGGAAATCCAGCAGAGGCTTAAGCAAATCCTGGGGGACCAACATTGCAGATCTAGACAGTTAtagaaaaacccaaacaagTCCCGTAGTCCACTCTGAAGTGGATGTGGCAGCCCCACCAGTCCCACCCCGCTCTTCTTCCTGGAATCTAACCACTGTCGATTCAGATTTGGAACTCTATATCCCAGAATCCCCACAGGCCACATTACAGAGGTGCCACAGCCCCTGTGTTCTGATCGACAGAAAGTGTAGCAGCCCGTCTGTTGTCAGGAAGTTTGAGGCTATGTTGCAAGAAAACGAGGGCAAAGTTTTCAAAGATGGCGTGGTTGTCTCTTGCTCTGTCCCTGGTAACACCAATTGTAACGTTGGTTGTTGCCACAACCGCTGGTCCTGTGACCCAAGCAAGTTCACGCGCAGTAACTTATCTACGTACGATTCGGTTCAGAAGAGCTTCTCTGAAGTCAACATACTGAGTGCAGGTAAAGGTTTTCTTCCAGACTGCAGCTCGAGTGATGCAAAGCTACAGATGCCTCCAACCGTCCGAGAGTTACCTGTAGATTTGCTCTTGACCTCTCTGCAAATGCCTCCTGTCCACCCCGACCTTCATGGCTCCAGAAGAAACATaatgttggagaaaaaaacagcggAGTTCAACCGAACCTTGTTTCAGGCTGAGATGGGTCATGGAGCAGATGATAGTGACAGTGTGGTTGTCACAGACATCAGCTCTCTGGCTTGCCAACAATCCCCTACTATATCTGATGGTGTTTTACATCCAAAAGAACCAAATGGTACATATGAGAACTCAATCATCGCAGAAGCAAACTCTAAAGAGTCCTTACCTACACCCAAATTGGAGTCCAACATACAAAGACCAGAATTGCAGCCAAGAAGAGAGATTTTTACCGCTGAAGTCCAAGAAGCAAGCATAGAACCAGAACGTGTCCTCtcaaccaaacaggaagttggaaTGAGTGACATCCCAGCAACCCCAAAGAGTCCTGCTCACGAGGTCATACACAAAGCTCGAACGTCAAGCAGTCCTTCCAGGAAGTCACAACACAGAGCAGGAAAGGAGGAACTTTTCTCTGAGCCATTAGTGCCTGTAAATAAGCAGCCAGAACATCTGTTGGAGGAGGCCAAGAAAGAAGATCCCAACCAAGACAAGCCTCAGTCCATCAGAACTGCCGACTCACACCAGCAGTCAcctgctaaaaacaaacaaaaacacaaaacacagcaAAGACACTTGTGTCGTCCTCCTTACCAGTCGGACTCCATCAGGTTGGTACCCAGAATGATGAGCGACCACCCCTGGAAGCCCCTGACTCTCGCTGCATACCCACGACCAGAGGGTTCCCGGTCAAACTACGGGGCTGTGGAGAGGATTCTGAAAAACTATGAGACTGCAGCTCGGGCCCAGCAGAATGAGAGCCACCAAAGTGAAATAGGCCCTAACTTCAGCCTTAGACAGGAGGAGATCGTCTCAGATCAGGACTTGCCGGATCCTCCACCTTCACCTCCTGCTGGGAGacacctgcagacacagctcAGCATTCACAGCGCCACAGCGCTGAAGGAGCTCACAGTGAGG GGTCAGGAGGGTTAG
- the soga3a gene encoding protein SOGA3a isoform X1 has product MWSAFMNGSGLQGGSSAGGGYVPSQGWEFVPCPRLDRVDRGRGKNHNPLRRISSPPTVFSQSSDAQFGASPGGGEAGAGTPVEILRGQMWQEPQQQKAQHSRLKKKFEDLKKQHVLDKEEWTREKESLLREVANIQGGENRRILLDLKTVLDEVQVEVKKEEEKRSELQLQYTRDRCAWELEKAELKCRIAQLEAREASRLMSGGLQSAAGLEAVVLRSPREVHGETSTLCREREEQRRILADTQSAAMDLRTRLEHSEKDWMKEKAELLERFDMERQEWESQLRDMQKKIEELCSEVRTKRGGVGQIVKKQEEEMHRLSMRSTSTGSSLLSDNSRSDLFTSSTQSEPIRSAPSPGFGPDRSVADNNTLGITDDRQSHCFQSDRLSGLHLNELRNNDSLNLELQEQLRCSGPWQQESVSENKEAVDTTELDAFCLGVPGCEESHDSESSSKGVDDGLHGNAASGRLIYHSDKKKNTTALNAALNEIARVSEELCSYQEEIRKKSGNKSNLSEPVCTSQFSGLNNSCPQEDETPYDFSQIYNELRALERENWLTLSPENTWKSSRGLSKSWGTNIADLDSYRKTQTSPVVHSEVDVAAPPVPPRSSSWNLTTVDSDLELYIPESPQATLQRCHSPCVLIDRKCSSPSVVRKFEAMLQENEGKVFKDGVVVSCSVPGNTNCNVGCCHNRWSCDPSKFTRSNLSTYDSVQKSFSEVNILSAGKGFLPDCSSSDAKLQMPPTVRELPVDLLLTSLQMPPVHPDLHGSRRNIMLEKKTAEFNRTLFQAEMGHGADDSDSVVVTDISSLACQQSPTISDGVLHPKEPNGTYENSIIAEANSKESLPTPKLESNIQRPELQPRREIFTAEVQEASIEPERVLSTKQEVGMSDIPATPKSPAHEVIHKARTSSSPSRKSQHRAGKEELFSEPLVPVNKQPEHLLEEAKKEDPNQDKPQSIRTADSHQQSPAKNKQKHKTQQRHLCRPPYQSDSIRLVPRMMSDHPWKPLTLAAYPRPEGSRSNYGAVERILKNYETAARAQQNESHQSEIGPNFSLRQEEIVSDQDLPDPPPSPPAGRHLQTQLSIHSATALKELTVREDKESSQSSQKNFSRPACPANRRLPSRWAIRLPTSSSSSTTPAAPPAFPLQKNTSSFTYSHAFHIDAVIIRPSCH; this is encoded by the exons atgtggagtgCATTTATGAACGGCTCAGGACTCCAAGGTGGCAGCAGTGCAGGCGGGGGGTATGTGCCCTCCCAGGGATGGGAGTTTGTGCCCTGCCCCAGGCTCGACAGGGTGGACAGAGGCAGGGGCAAAAACCACAACCCTCTGAGAAGGATCTCCTCTCCACCCACTGTCTTCAGTCAGAGCAGTGATGCCCAGTTTGGTGCCTCACCCGGTGGAGGAGAGGCTGGAGCAGGGACCCCTGTAGAGATCCTCAGGGGGCAAATGTGGCAGGAGCCCCAGCAGCAGAAAGCTCAACACTCCCGACTCAAAAAGAAGTTTGAGGACTTGAAAAAGCAACATGTACTTGACAAGGAGGAATGGACACGTGAGAAGGAGTCACTGTTGAGAGAAGTGGCTAACATACAA GGAGGGGAAAACAGGAGAATCCTACTGGACCTGAAGACTGTGTTGGATGAAGTGCAGGTGGAGgtgaagaaagaggaggagaagaggagtgAGCTCCAGCTGCAGTACACCCGAGACAGATGTGCCTGGGAGCTAGAGAAAGCGGAACTTAAATGCAGGATTGCACAG TTGGAGGCCAGAGAAGCGTCGAGGTTGATGAGTGGAGGCCTCCAGTCAGCAGCAGGTCTGGAAGCGGTGGTGTTACGGAGTCCTCGGGAAGTGCACGGCGAAACCTCAACACTCTGCAGAGAAAGGGAGGAACAGCGGAGGATCCTGGCAGACACACAGTCGGCAGCCATGGACCTGCGCACCCGTCTGGAGCACAGCGAGAAGGACTGGATGAAGGAGAAGGCTGAGCTGCTGGAAAGATTTGATATGGAGAGGCAAGAGTGGGAGAGCCAGCTGAGAGACATGCAGAAGAAAATAGAAGAG CTGTGTTCTGAGGTCAGAACTAAGCGAGGAGGCGTGGGGCAGATTGTGAAGAAGCAGGAGGAAGAAATGCATCGCCTCAGCATGCGTTCAACCAGCACCGGCTCCAGTTTACTCAGTGACAACTCCCGCTCTGATCTGTTCACCAGCAGCACTCAGTCAGAACCCATCAGAAGTGCACCTTCACCTGGCTTCGGTCCTGACAGGAGTGTTGCAGACAACAATACTTTAGGCATCACAGATGATCGTCAGTCTCACTgcttccagtcagacaggctcTCTGGATTACATCTCAATGAGCTGAGAAATAACGACAGTTTAAACCTGGAGCTTCAGGAGCAGCTGAGATGCAGCGGTCCGTGGCAGCAGGAATCAGTGTCTGAAAATAAGGAAGCTGTGGATACAACTGAGCTGGATGCTTTTTGCCTTGGAGTTCCTGGTTGTGAGGAATCACATGACTCTGAAAGCAGTTCTAAAGGTGTTGATGATGGTCTTCATGGAAATGCTGCCAGCGGAAGACTGATTTACCACAGTGACAAGAAGAAGAACACCACCGCACTCAATGCT GCTTTGAATGAAATAGCTCGTGTAAGTGAGGAGCTTTGTAGCTACCAGGAGGAGATCAGAAAGAAGAGCGGGAATAAAAG CAACCTCTCTGAACCTGTCTGCACATCTCAGTTCAGTGGCCTCAACAATAGCTGTCCACAGGAAGATGAAACTCCTTATGACTTCAGTCAGATCTACAATGAACTCCGGGCACTAGAGAGGGAAAACTGGCTCACTCTGTCACCAGAAAACACCTGGAAATCCAGCAGAGGCTTAAGCAAATCCTGGGGGACCAACATTGCAGATCTAGACAGTTAtagaaaaacccaaacaagTCCCGTAGTCCACTCTGAAGTGGATGTGGCAGCCCCACCAGTCCCACCCCGCTCTTCTTCCTGGAATCTAACCACTGTCGATTCAGATTTGGAACTCTATATCCCAGAATCCCCACAGGCCACATTACAGAGGTGCCACAGCCCCTGTGTTCTGATCGACAGAAAGTGTAGCAGCCCGTCTGTTGTCAGGAAGTTTGAGGCTATGTTGCAAGAAAACGAGGGCAAAGTTTTCAAAGATGGCGTGGTTGTCTCTTGCTCTGTCCCTGGTAACACCAATTGTAACGTTGGTTGTTGCCACAACCGCTGGTCCTGTGACCCAAGCAAGTTCACGCGCAGTAACTTATCTACGTACGATTCGGTTCAGAAGAGCTTCTCTGAAGTCAACATACTGAGTGCAGGTAAAGGTTTTCTTCCAGACTGCAGCTCGAGTGATGCAAAGCTACAGATGCCTCCAACCGTCCGAGAGTTACCTGTAGATTTGCTCTTGACCTCTCTGCAAATGCCTCCTGTCCACCCCGACCTTCATGGCTCCAGAAGAAACATaatgttggagaaaaaaacagcggAGTTCAACCGAACCTTGTTTCAGGCTGAGATGGGTCATGGAGCAGATGATAGTGACAGTGTGGTTGTCACAGACATCAGCTCTCTGGCTTGCCAACAATCCCCTACTATATCTGATGGTGTTTTACATCCAAAAGAACCAAATGGTACATATGAGAACTCAATCATCGCAGAAGCAAACTCTAAAGAGTCCTTACCTACACCCAAATTGGAGTCCAACATACAAAGACCAGAATTGCAGCCAAGAAGAGAGATTTTTACCGCTGAAGTCCAAGAAGCAAGCATAGAACCAGAACGTGTCCTCtcaaccaaacaggaagttggaaTGAGTGACATCCCAGCAACCCCAAAGAGTCCTGCTCACGAGGTCATACACAAAGCTCGAACGTCAAGCAGTCCTTCCAGGAAGTCACAACACAGAGCAGGAAAGGAGGAACTTTTCTCTGAGCCATTAGTGCCTGTAAATAAGCAGCCAGAACATCTGTTGGAGGAGGCCAAGAAAGAAGATCCCAACCAAGACAAGCCTCAGTCCATCAGAACTGCCGACTCACACCAGCAGTCAcctgctaaaaacaaacaaaaacacaaaacacagcaAAGACACTTGTGTCGTCCTCCTTACCAGTCGGACTCCATCAGGTTGGTACCCAGAATGATGAGCGACCACCCCTGGAAGCCCCTGACTCTCGCTGCATACCCACGACCAGAGGGTTCCCGGTCAAACTACGGGGCTGTGGAGAGGATTCTGAAAAACTATGAGACTGCAGCTCGGGCCCAGCAGAATGAGAGCCACCAAAGTGAAATAGGCCCTAACTTCAGCCTTAGACAGGAGGAGATCGTCTCAGATCAGGACTTGCCGGATCCTCCACCTTCACCTCCTGCTGGGAGacacctgcagacacagctcAGCATTCACAGCGCCACAGCGCTGAAGGAGCTCACAGTGAGG GAAGATAAAGAGAGTTCTCAATCTTCCCAGAAGAACTTTTCAAGGCCCGCCTGCCCAGCCAACCGACGGCTTCCTTCACGATGGGCCATCCGCCTCCCtacttcatcctcctcctctaccACCCCAGCGGCGCCTCCAGCTTTTCCCCTCCAGAAGAATACTTCCTCTTTTACTTATTCTCATGCTTTTCACATAGATGCCGTCATCATTCGACCTTCATGTCATTGa